The Mesomycoplasma ovipneumoniae genome window below encodes:
- a CDS encoding MAG3450 family membrane protein produces the protein MYKKITKIPDFVFALLLIFIPISLIYIFFSPDFWQKEIISYWILAIIGILNFFVCFFASLVLTRLKVVDFSFVFYYSVILFSLTFLLLTYPLNSTRILLILRVILVLISIFLIIPSLIIKKKIANRLYKNKLKSTNK, from the coding sequence ATGTATAAAAAAATAACAAAAATTCCGGATTTTGTTTTTGCCTTACTTCTAATTTTCATTCCTATTAGCTTAATTTATATATTTTTTTCGCCTGATTTTTGACAAAAAGAGATAATTTCATATTGAATTTTAGCAATTATTGGAATTTTAAATTTTTTTGTTTGTTTTTTTGCTTCATTAGTTTTAACTAGGCTAAAAGTTGTCGATTTTTCTTTTGTTTTTTATTATTCAGTTATTTTATTTTCATTAACTTTTTTGCTGCTTACTTATCCGCTTAATTCAACAAGAATTTTGCTAATTTTACGTGTTATTTTAGTTTTAATTTCAATTTTTTTAATTATTCCGTCTTTAATTATCAAAAAGAAAATTGCTAACCGTTTATATAAAAACAAACTAAAATCAACCAATAAATAG
- a CDS encoding PTS transporter subunit EIIB: protein MKLISKIIYFLLQIFSFGLFAKHIKKKHNKTKSELTFDDKIGFKVDDLVKFLGGIKNIDSCDFTVSRLKIKLKSTEGINVDEIGKLKGISGVVVGLNEINLIVGNKSKAIWKAINNFE, encoded by the coding sequence ATGAAGCTAATTTCCAAAATCATTTATTTTCTTTTGCAAATTTTTAGCTTTGGTTTGTTTGCTAAACATATTAAAAAAAAACATAATAAAACAAAGTCTGAACTCACTTTTGATGATAAAATCGGTTTCAAAGTCGATGATCTAGTTAAATTTTTAGGCGGGATTAAAAATATTGACTCATGTGATTTTACAGTTTCGAGATTAAAAATTAAATTAAAATCAACTGAAGGTATCAATGTTGATGAAATTGGAAAATTAAAAGGGATTTCAGGTGTTGTTGTTGGTTTAAACGAAATTAATTTAATAGTTGGTAATAAATCTAAGGCTATTTGAAAAGCTATAAATAATTTTGAATAA
- the glpO gene encoding type 2 glycerol-3-phosphate oxidase: METKKLQQYDVVIIGAGIIGTNIAYELSKFKLKIAILEAKKYAASETTTGNSGIIHCGFDAKPHKLKAKFNVLGHKLWIENIFPKVDFPRQQAKSIVLAFDSEEEKIIHDLYERGIINGLSQSHLRVLSKKELETQHPLVSKQASLALECDNSWVIDPVKSSLAFLEIALKNGVDSYTDTKVVSISKNDQDLFEIETNNDENKFFQTKIIINAAGHYADEIGKLAGFSEFSQKQRRGQYLILKNHPDVKDVYFLVPQKYGKGVIVAPRPDGNILVGPTAEENIDKSKVNCLDFNLVEQIQKIGHKIIPTLDYQETIFALAGSRPIEIQDSDFVIRASYKDPNFIFAAGMQSPGLSAAPAIALEIVKLVENQINLIKK; the protein is encoded by the coding sequence ATGGAAACTAAAAAATTGCAACAATATGATGTAGTTATTATTGGTGCCGGGATAATCGGTACAAATATTGCTTATGAATTGAGTAAATTTAAACTAAAAATTGCAATTCTTGAAGCAAAAAAATATGCTGCATCAGAAACTACAACAGGAAATTCAGGAATAATTCACTGTGGTTTTGACGCAAAACCGCATAAATTAAAAGCAAAATTTAATGTTTTAGGACATAAATTGTGAATTGAAAACATATTTCCAAAAGTAGATTTTCCTCGTCAACAAGCAAAAAGCATTGTTCTTGCCTTTGATTCTGAAGAAGAAAAAATCATTCATGATCTTTATGAGCGCGGAATTATCAACGGACTTAGTCAATCACATTTAAGAGTTTTATCAAAAAAAGAGCTAGAAACTCAACATCCATTAGTTTCAAAACAAGCATCTTTGGCCCTTGAGTGTGATAATTCTTGAGTTATTGATCCGGTCAAATCTAGTCTTGCTTTTTTAGAAATTGCGCTTAAAAATGGTGTAGATTCTTATACTGATACAAAAGTTGTTTCAATTTCAAAAAATGATCAAGATTTATTTGAAATTGAAACAAATAATGATGAAAATAAATTTTTTCAAACTAAAATTATTATTAACGCTGCCGGTCATTATGCTGATGAAATTGGAAAATTAGCCGGATTTTCTGAATTTAGTCAAAAACAAAGAAGAGGTCAATATTTAATTCTTAAAAATCACCCTGATGTAAAAGATGTTTATTTTCTAGTACCCCAAAAATATGGAAAAGGTGTAATTGTCGCGCCTCGTCCTGATGGTAATATTTTAGTCGGACCAACAGCAGAAGAAAACATCGATAAATCAAAGGTGAATTGTCTTGATTTTAATCTTGTTGAGCAAATTCAAAAAATTGGTCATAAAATTATACCAACTTTAGATTATCAGGAAACAATTTTTGCACTTGCAGGCTCAAGACCGATCGAAATTCAGGATAGCGATTTTGTTATTCGAGCTTCTTATAAAGATCCTAATTTTATTTTTGCTGCCGGAATGCAGTCACCAGGTTTATCAGCAGCTCCTGCAATTGCTTTAGAAATTGTAAAATTAGTTGAAAATCAAATAAACTTAATAAAAAAGTAA
- the thrS gene encoding threonine--tRNA ligase, which produces MELKIDYELNHSTSHLLALAIKTLFPNVKLGIGPVFEDGFYYDFDLESPLSESDFAKIEKLMKKLVSKNLRIVQTDGRNLDFQSQIYKQELKSDLENKSEKVTYFSIVDQQNNILFEDLCAGRHLESLNQIKNFKLLKIAGAYWRGNSKNKQLTRIYGTSWDSKENLEKFLQILQERQERDHRRIGSKLKLFSFSHYFGLGFPVWLENGMKIHNKIRQKILEFDRNYGFREVLTPHFGHQSLYEISGHLQHYKDDMFSPIKVENESLIPRPMTCPHHIILFSEQHFSYRNLPFRISEQSRLYRYEKSGALSGLERVRAMDLTEGHIFVTKKQIFSEISHLFKMIQEVLDFFKIKVFYISFSKRDPQNKEKFFQDDLMWSQAENDLKQFLDQNNVKYVEKIGEAAFYGPKIDFQIKTALNKEVTISTLQLDFLLPQKFGISFTNEFNQKETPILIHRGLIGTYERFIAILLEQTKGKLPFWLSPKQIIVIPVGEKHYEYSKKIHEILFNLGYNSEIDLRSERITRKIREANLQKTAFQIIVGDEEIAKNEITYREFGSQESFKISLVDFIELLKNREKNV; this is translated from the coding sequence ATGGAATTAAAAATTGATTATGAACTCAATCATTCTACCTCTCATCTTTTAGCACTTGCAATAAAAACACTTTTCCCAAATGTAAAATTAGGAATTGGTCCTGTTTTTGAAGATGGTTTTTATTATGATTTTGATCTAGAAAGTCCACTTTCTGAATCAGATTTTGCAAAAATTGAAAAACTAATGAAAAAATTAGTTTCAAAAAATTTAAGAATTGTTCAAACAGATGGACGAAATCTTGATTTTCAAAGTCAAATTTACAAACAAGAGCTAAAATCTGATCTTGAAAACAAATCTGAAAAAGTGACTTATTTTTCAATTGTTGACCAGCAAAACAATATACTTTTTGAAGATCTTTGCGCTGGAAGGCATCTTGAGAGTTTGAACCAAATAAAAAATTTTAAACTACTAAAAATTGCAGGTGCCTATTGACGTGGAAATTCTAAAAATAAGCAACTTACTAGAATTTATGGTACAAGTTGAGATTCAAAGGAAAATCTTGAAAAATTTCTTCAAATTTTACAAGAAAGACAAGAAAGAGATCATCGCCGAATTGGTTCAAAACTAAAACTGTTTAGTTTTAGCCATTATTTTGGGCTTGGTTTCCCAGTTTGACTTGAAAATGGGATGAAAATTCATAACAAAATTAGGCAAAAAATACTAGAATTTGACCGAAATTACGGTTTTAGGGAAGTTTTAACCCCTCATTTTGGTCACCAAAGCCTTTATGAAATTTCAGGACACTTACAACATTATAAAGATGACATGTTTTCACCAATTAAAGTTGAAAATGAATCACTTATTCCGCGCCCAATGACTTGCCCTCACCATATAATTTTATTTTCTGAGCAACATTTTAGTTATCGGAATTTGCCTTTTAGAATTTCAGAGCAATCTAGATTATATCGTTATGAAAAATCAGGTGCACTTTCCGGTTTAGAACGAGTTCGAGCTATGGATTTAACTGAAGGGCATATTTTTGTCACAAAAAAGCAAATTTTTAGCGAAATTAGCCACCTTTTTAAGATGATTCAAGAAGTTCTTGATTTTTTTAAAATAAAAGTTTTTTATATTTCTTTTTCAAAAAGAGATCCACAAAACAAAGAAAAATTTTTCCAAGATGATTTAATGTGAAGTCAAGCCGAAAATGATTTAAAACAATTTCTCGATCAAAACAACGTAAAATATGTTGAAAAAATCGGTGAAGCTGCTTTTTATGGTCCAAAAATCGACTTTCAAATTAAGACAGCATTAAATAAAGAAGTTACAATTTCGACTTTGCAACTGGATTTTCTCTTGCCGCAAAAATTTGGAATTAGTTTTACTAACGAATTTAATCAAAAAGAAACTCCAATATTGATTCACCGTGGTCTAATTGGAACTTATGAGCGGTTTATTGCAATTTTATTAGAACAAACTAAAGGAAAATTACCATTTTGACTTTCACCAAAGCAAATTATCGTGATTCCCGTTGGTGAAAAACATTATGAATATAGTAAAAAAATCCATGAAATACTTTTTAATTTAGGTTATAATTCCGAAATTGATTTAAGATCTGAACGAATTACACGTAAAATTCGTGAAGCAAATTTACAAAAAACTGCTTTTCAGATAATTGTGGGTGATGAAGAAATAGCAAAAAACGAAATTACTTATCGCGAATTTGGTTCACAAGAATCTTTCAAAATTTCATTAGTTGACTTTATTGAATTGCTGAAAAATCGCGAAAAAAATGTATAA
- the trpS gene encoding tryptophan--tRNA ligase: MKKRLVSGITATGNLTIGNFLGSIKPSLSFQDQYENFIFVADLHALTLPIQAEKLTQNRASIFAFYLACGFDPEKTVLFFQSDVSAHSELFWLLQSQTTIGELSRMTQFKDKSRQKQENNTEKVPTGLLTYPILMAADILLYNPDFVTVGADQLQHLELTRKIAHRFNKIYKTDFVIPKAIISQNTQKIMSLTDPTKKMSKSTSQKNSAIFLSDSPQEAYNKIQRAKTDSENKIYFSQEKPGISNLLNIFMGFTDKNQEETLNFFQDQSYKFLKETVGTIVANFLEDLQKKQQKMLQFVDDFAEKGAIKANQIANSNLKTIKQKMGL; this comes from the coding sequence ATGAAAAAAAGATTAGTAAGTGGAATAACTGCAACCGGAAACTTAACGATAGGAAATTTTCTTGGTTCAATAAAACCGAGTCTTTCGTTTCAAGATCAATACGAAAATTTTATTTTTGTCGCTGATCTTCATGCCCTTACTTTGCCGATCCAGGCAGAAAAATTAACCCAAAACCGAGCAAGTATTTTTGCATTTTATCTTGCATGTGGTTTTGATCCTGAAAAAACTGTGTTATTTTTTCAATCTGATGTTAGTGCTCACAGTGAACTTTTTTGACTTTTACAATCCCAAACAACAATTGGCGAGCTCTCAAGAATGACACAATTTAAAGATAAATCTCGTCAAAAACAGGAAAATAATACCGAAAAAGTTCCAACAGGTTTGCTAACTTATCCAATTTTAATGGCTGCAGATATTCTTTTATATAATCCTGATTTTGTTACCGTTGGTGCTGATCAATTACAGCATTTAGAACTTACACGAAAAATTGCTCACCGTTTTAACAAAATTTATAAAACAGATTTTGTTATTCCAAAAGCTATAATTTCCCAAAATACGCAAAAAATAATGTCACTTACTGATCCGACCAAAAAAATGTCTAAATCAACAAGCCAAAAAAACTCAGCAATTTTTTTAAGCGATTCGCCTCAAGAAGCCTATAATAAAATTCAAAGAGCAAAAACTGATTCTGAAAATAAAATTTATTTTAGCCAAGAAAAGCCTGGGATCAGCAATCTTTTGAATATTTTTATGGGTTTTACTGATAAAAATCAAGAAGAAACGCTTAATTTTTTTCAAGATCAATCCTATAAATTTTTAAAGGAAACGGTTGGAACGATTGTTGCTAATTTTCTAGAAGATTTACAGAAAAAGCAACAAAAAATGCTACAATTTGTTGATGATTTTGCAGAAAAAGGGGCGATAAAAGCAAATCAAATAGCGAATTCAAATTTAAAAACAATAAAACAAAAAATGGGGCTTTAA